The Syntrophales bacterium genome has a segment encoding these proteins:
- a CDS encoding YtxH domain-containing protein, whose product MSNRGDFIAGMVVGGFLGALVGILYAPKSGRETREEIGRKTEELLSRAKDEYENAIEKSRNAYEETLAKLKKLEEQTQKRVDEVGERVEELKEQGKDTLQDGKSRLKNAIVAGVEAFKEEQKKA is encoded by the coding sequence ATGAGCAATCGCGGTGATTTTATTGCGGGGATGGTTGTTGGTGGTTTTTTGGGCGCCCTTGTCGGCATTCTTTATGCGCCGAAAAGCGGCAGGGAGACACGCGAAGAAATCGGCAGAAAAACGGAGGAGCTTCTTTCCCGGGCAAAGGACGAATACGAGAACGCAATAGAGAAGAGTCGCAACGCCTATGAAGAAACCCTGGCGAAACTAAAAAAGCTCGAGGAACAGACCCAAAAAAGGGTTGATGAAGTGGGCGAGAGGGTGGAAGAGTTAAAAGAGCAGGGGAAAGATACATTGCAGGATGGCAAGAGCCGCTTGAAGAATGCTATCGTCGCGGGGGTCGAAGCCTTCAAGGAAGAGCAGAAAAAGGCATAG
- a CDS encoding DUF948 domain-containing protein, producing the protein MTNMEIILLIVSLAFFVIAGYAVWTLIQIRKTSLSVAETLDSVNQSLPVIMKNLEEITTRVNKVTNTVERRVDDFSSTFEKINGAMNFYLGKEQLFRQQVGIPVANVFRTYGAVVKGISVFLDYLKTGSPSGNPNRHR; encoded by the coding sequence ATGACGAATATGGAGATAATCCTGTTAATTGTCAGCCTGGCCTTTTTTGTTATTGCCGGCTATGCCGTCTGGACCTTGATTCAAATCAGAAAGACGTCATTAAGCGTGGCAGAGACGCTCGACAGCGTCAACCAGAGTCTGCCGGTTATAATGAAAAATCTTGAGGAAATAACAACCCGCGTGAACAAGGTTACGAACACCGTCGAACGACGGGTTGACGATTTTTCCTCGACATTCGAAAAAATTAACGGCGCCATGAATTTTTATCTGGGGAAAGAACAGTTATTCCGGCAGCAGGTGGGCATCCCGGTTGCGAATGTCTTTCGCACCTATGGGGCGGTTGTAAAAGGAATCAGCGTCTTTCTCGATTATCTGAAGACCGGCTCGCCGTCCGGGAATCCCAACCGTCACCGGTAA
- a CDS encoding YajD family HNH nuclease: MAGVTYGKRGGHILVKKVQETSPFSRSAEDVVRQIKAAQAPGEEDYRERSLAMHGLICARCGREFDSSNRHLLTVHHKDGNHQNNPSDGSNWENLCAYCHEDVHSRELLGDYLGGTAAIREEAVFFADSGAQEGMGALAEKLKKALEKKKNK, encoded by the coding sequence ATGGCCGGGGTAACGTACGGGAAAAGGGGCGGGCATATCCTTGTAAAAAAGGTTCAGGAGACGTCTCCTTTCTCCCGTTCCGCTGAAGATGTCGTGCGGCAGATAAAGGCAGCGCAAGCACCGGGCGAGGAGGATTACCGGGAGCGGTCCCTTGCCATGCATGGCCTGATTTGCGCCCGCTGCGGCAGGGAGTTTGACTCCTCCAATCGCCACCTCCTCACCGTTCATCACAAGGACGGCAATCATCAAAACAACCCGTCGGATGGCAGCAACTGGGAGAATCTCTGCGCTTATTGTCACGAGGATGTACACAGCCGGGAGCTTTTGGGCGATTACCTCGGAGGAACGGCTGCAATTCGGGAAGAAGCCGTTTTCTTTGCCGATTCTGGCGCGCAAGAAGGAATGGGAGCCCTTGCCGAAAAACTGAAAAAAGCATTGGAAAAGAAAAAAAATAAATGA
- a CDS encoding acetoacetate--CoA ligase, whose amino-acid sequence MGKLLWQPSEERIKGSNMHRFMAFVKERYGKDFKDYSSLHEWSVNNIAEFWGAAWDFLGIKASRKYDRVIEDDKKMPGANWFPGARLNFAENLLRYRDDSVALVFRGEDHQPVKTTYAELYDEVARLAKSLKACGVVPGDRVAGFMPNMIETVAAMLAVTSLGAVWSSSSPDFGIKGVLDRFGQIKPKVLFAANGYFFKGKSLDSLARVAEIIKALPTIEKVVIVPYTVKEPDISSLQNAILYKNFRSPESGLDIDFEQLPFDHPVYIMYTSGTTGLPKCMVQSAGGILINQMKEMILHTNVTRDDTIFYFTTCGWMMWNWLVSALAVGPKIVLYDGNPFHPNAGALWKMAEEEKITVFGTSAGYISALINEKVLPGKEYDLTALKTILSTGSPLSEEGFEFIYREIKGDIQLSSISGGSDINGCFALGNPIGPVYSGELQCRGLGMKVEAFDEHGKPVVNQQGELVCAAPAPSMPIYFWEDPEGKKYHAAYFDVYPNIWRHGDYVLINERGGVIIYGRSDATLNPGGVRIGTAEIYRQVENVEGITDSIVVGQNWKNDVRVILFVMMAPGVELTDELRNKLRKLIRENASPRHVPAKIIAVPDIPYTLNMKKVELSVKKMIDGLAVTNKDALKNPESLDFYANIPELKED is encoded by the coding sequence ATGGGTAAGCTTTTGTGGCAGCCATCCGAGGAACGAATCAAAGGTTCGAATATGCACCGCTTTATGGCGTTCGTCAAAGAGCGGTATGGAAAAGATTTTAAGGATTACAGCAGCCTTCACGAATGGTCGGTGAACAATATCGCCGAGTTCTGGGGGGCGGCTTGGGATTTTCTCGGGATAAAGGCTTCCCGGAAGTATGACAGGGTAATTGAGGATGACAAAAAAATGCCCGGGGCAAATTGGTTTCCCGGCGCTCGCCTCAACTTTGCCGAAAACCTGCTGCGTTATCGAGACGATTCCGTCGCCCTGGTTTTCAGGGGGGAGGATCATCAGCCGGTTAAAACAACATACGCCGAGCTCTATGATGAAGTCGCAAGACTGGCTAAAAGCCTCAAAGCTTGCGGCGTTGTTCCCGGAGACCGCGTTGCCGGCTTCATGCCGAACATGATTGAAACCGTCGCCGCCATGCTTGCAGTGACAAGTCTCGGAGCGGTCTGGTCTTCTTCCTCGCCTGATTTTGGGATCAAGGGCGTGCTGGATCGTTTCGGGCAGATCAAACCCAAGGTGCTCTTTGCGGCGAACGGCTATTTCTTCAAAGGCAAAAGCCTCGATTCCCTTGCCCGGGTTGCCGAGATCATCAAGGCTCTGCCGACGATCGAAAAGGTTGTTATCGTTCCTTATACTGTAAAGGAACCGGATATCAGCTCCTTGCAGAACGCCATTCTTTACAAGAATTTCCGCTCTCCCGAAAGTGGGTTAGATATAGATTTCGAGCAGCTCCCCTTTGATCATCCCGTTTACATTATGTACACCTCCGGGACTACCGGCCTTCCCAAGTGCATGGTGCAGAGCGCGGGCGGAATCCTGATCAACCAGATGAAGGAGATGATCCTCCACACAAATGTCACCCGGGACGATACGATATTCTACTTCACGACCTGCGGCTGGATGATGTGGAACTGGCTTGTCAGTGCCCTGGCCGTCGGTCCGAAAATTGTCCTTTACGACGGAAATCCGTTCCATCCGAATGCGGGCGCCCTCTGGAAAATGGCCGAGGAGGAGAAAATCACGGTCTTCGGAACGAGCGCCGGGTATATCTCGGCTTTGATAAACGAGAAGGTGCTGCCGGGGAAAGAGTATGATCTTACTGCTCTCAAGACGATCCTTTCGACAGGCTCACCCCTTTCCGAAGAGGGATTCGAGTTTATCTACCGCGAGATCAAAGGAGATATACAACTTTCCTCCATCTCCGGCGGGTCGGATATAAACGGCTGTTTTGCCCTGGGCAATCCGATTGGACCGGTATATTCCGGCGAACTGCAGTGCCGCGGCCTGGGAATGAAGGTTGAAGCCTTTGACGAACACGGCAAGCCGGTTGTCAACCAGCAGGGAGAGCTGGTCTGTGCGGCCCCTGCGCCCTCCATGCCGATCTACTTCTGGGAAGACCCGGAAGGAAAGAAATACCACGCTGCTTATTTTGACGTATATCCCAATATCTGGAGACACGGCGATTATGTCCTGATCAATGAAAGGGGAGGGGTGATAATTTACGGAAGATCGGATGCCACGCTTAATCCCGGCGGCGTCAGAATCGGCACGGCGGAGATATACCGTCAGGTGGAGAACGTTGAGGGAATCACGGACAGCATCGTTGTCGGGCAGAATTGGAAAAATGATGTTCGTGTTATCCTTTTTGTGATGATGGCGCCGGGCGTCGAACTTACCGACGAACTCAGAAACAAGCTCAGAAAGCTGATCCGCGAGAACGCCTCGCCTCGTCATGTGCCGGCGAAGATAATAGCGGTTCCGGACATCCCCTACACGTTAAACATGAAAAAGGTCGAGCTTTCGGTAAAGAAGATGATCGACGGATTGGCGGTTACCAACAAGGACGCCCTGAAAAATCCGGAGTCGCTGGATTTCTATGCAAACATTCCGGAATTAAAGGAAGATTGA
- a CDS encoding cytoplasmic protein — translation MKNRPQYDDFDATELFCPQCRRAVPVRKRLLLILSEGDKYDYYCPYCGTSVGEKLVTEREKPFSLLR, via the coding sequence ATGAAAAACAGGCCTCAATACGACGATTTTGACGCAACCGAGCTGTTCTGCCCCCAATGCCGGCGGGCCGTCCCGGTCAGAAAGCGTCTTTTGTTGATTCTGTCGGAGGGCGACAAATACGACTACTACTGCCCTTACTGCGGAACCTCCGTGGGCGAGAAACTCGTGACGGAAAGGGAGAAACCGTTTTCTCTGTTGAGGTAA
- a CDS encoding NAD(+) synthase, translated as MRNDGEFFNLYNHGFIRTAVCLPEVRVADVSFNTSQTIDLARKAAEQKCIFALFPELGLSAYSNDDLFQQEALLDGVLAAIQEVARETKDLNVIIAIGAPLRLDCRLFNAGIVLYRGEIEGVALKSYLPNYREFYEVRQFCPAEEAVSKTISLCGQEAIPCGADLIFTVANIPHLRLFLEMCEDLWVPIPPSSFAAMAGATVIGNLSASNATIGKAEYRRSLAANQSARCLAAYLYTAAGPGESTTDLAWDGHAMIFENGNMLAQSERFADNSQIITADIDLDRLVQDRMRQTTFSKNAFTHKEKLTQFRTVTIKTDQRGERLLLKRQYARFPYIPADPAMRDERCCEAYSIQVQGLSQRLKSSGIEKVAIGVSGGLDSTHALIVAARTMDMLKLPRANVLAYTMPGFATSEKTYRNALRLMKSLGVEVNEIDIRPSCMQMLKDIGHPFAAGKAVYDVTFENIQAGERTSHLFRIANNRNALVVGTGDLSELALGWCTYGVGDHISHYNVNSSVPKTLIQHLIRWVAKSAQYSPETAAILLDILETEISPELIPGGKNAQPFQKTEEIVGPYELQDFNTFYITRFGYLPTKIAFMAYCAWRDKTKGEWPDVPLEKRNQYAIGEIRHWLDVFLYRFFQTSQFKRSCIPNGPKVGSGGSLSPRGDYRAPSDSQAAVWLENAKNIPESDEE; from the coding sequence ATGAGAAACGACGGAGAATTTTTCAATCTCTACAATCACGGCTTTATCAGAACCGCCGTCTGCCTGCCTGAGGTCCGGGTTGCCGATGTCTCCTTCAACACCTCGCAGACAATTGACCTGGCGCGAAAAGCGGCGGAACAGAAGTGCATCTTCGCTCTTTTCCCGGAGCTGGGACTGTCCGCCTACTCCAACGACGATCTCTTTCAGCAGGAGGCGCTTCTCGACGGCGTCCTTGCGGCAATCCAAGAAGTCGCCCGCGAGACCAAAGACCTCAATGTAATTATCGCGATCGGCGCCCCCTTGCGGCTGGACTGCCGTCTTTTTAACGCGGGAATCGTGCTTTATCGGGGGGAAATCGAGGGAGTTGCTCTGAAGTCATATCTCCCCAATTACCGGGAGTTTTATGAAGTCAGGCAGTTTTGCCCCGCGGAAGAAGCTGTCTCTAAAACGATCTCGTTATGCGGGCAGGAAGCTATCCCCTGCGGCGCCGACCTCATTTTCACGGTTGCCAACATCCCTCACCTCCGCCTTTTTCTGGAGATGTGCGAAGACCTCTGGGTGCCAATCCCACCTTCATCGTTTGCCGCCATGGCGGGCGCCACCGTTATCGGCAACCTTTCCGCCTCGAACGCCACCATCGGCAAGGCCGAATACCGCCGCAGTCTCGCCGCCAATCAGTCCGCCCGCTGTCTCGCCGCCTATCTTTACACAGCGGCAGGCCCGGGAGAATCAACGACCGATCTGGCGTGGGACGGACATGCCATGATCTTTGAAAACGGCAATATGCTCGCCCAATCGGAGCGCTTCGCGGATAATTCCCAGATAATAACAGCCGACATCGATTTGGACCGTCTTGTTCAGGATCGCATGCGGCAGACTACCTTCAGTAAAAATGCCTTCACTCACAAGGAAAAACTTACACAGTTCCGAACTGTTACAATAAAGACAGACCAGAGAGGGGAGCGCCTGCTGCTCAAGCGCCAATACGCCCGGTTTCCCTATATCCCGGCTGACCCAGCCATGCGCGATGAACGCTGTTGCGAGGCTTACAGCATTCAGGTTCAGGGCCTCTCGCAGCGGCTCAAATCCTCCGGCATCGAAAAAGTGGCGATCGGGGTATCCGGGGGATTAGACTCCACGCACGCCCTCATCGTCGCCGCCCGCACGATGGACATGCTGAAGCTGCCCCGGGCGAATGTTCTGGCCTACACGATGCCGGGATTCGCGACATCAGAAAAAACATATAGGAACGCCTTGCGCCTCATGAAATCACTGGGCGTAGAAGTAAACGAAATTGACATCCGTCCGAGCTGTATGCAGATGCTCAAGGATATCGGCCACCCGTTTGCAGCGGGAAAGGCCGTTTACGACGTCACCTTTGAAAACATCCAGGCAGGTGAAAGAACATCGCACCTCTTCCGAATCGCCAATAATAGAAACGCACTGGTAGTAGGCACCGGGGACCTAAGCGAATTGGCGCTCGGCTGGTGCACCTACGGCGTCGGCGATCATATTTCGCACTACAACGTCAACTCCAGCGTTCCCAAAACGCTGATTCAGCATCTCATCCGCTGGGTGGCGAAATCAGCCCAGTACTCACCAGAGACGGCAGCAATCCTGCTCGACATCCTGGAGACGGAAATCAGCCCAGAGTTGATCCCGGGCGGAAAAAACGCGCAGCCCTTCCAGAAAACAGAGGAGATCGTCGGCCCTTACGAACTTCAGGATTTTAATACCTTCTACATAACAAGATTCGGTTATCTGCCGACAAAAATAGCCTTTATGGCCTACTGCGCCTGGCGCGACAAGACAAAGGGAGAATGGCCCGATGTGCCATTAGAAAAGCGAAACCAGTACGCAATCGGCGAGATTCGCCACTGGTTAGATGTTTTTCTGTACCGCTTTTTCCAAACCAGTCAGTTCAAGCGCTCCTGCATCCCCAACGGCCCCAAGGTCGGCTCCGGCGGCTCGCTGTCGCCCCGAGGGGACTACCGCGCCCCCAGCGACTCCCAGGCCGCCGTCTGGCTTGAGAATGCGAAAAATATACCGGAGAGTGATGAAGAATGA
- the folE2 gene encoding GTP cyclohydrolase FolE2 — MIDIQNLKDERNVNIQKVGVKGLKYPITVLDKTRKTQQVNATISMYVSLLHHFKGTHMSRFVEVLNEIREQVNIRTFHDILEKIRVKLHASSAHIEIEFPYFIEKTAPRSGARSMMEYHCRFLGTRDHTGMDFIVGVDVPVTTVCPCSRAISLVGAHNQRSIVTVLVRFHKFFWIEDLIKLIEVSASSEVYSLLKRVDEKFVTEQGYNNPMFVEDIVRNVAVRLNQDSNFQWYKVEAENFESIHNHSAYAYVEKE; from the coding sequence ATGATCGACATACAGAATCTAAAAGATGAGCGGAATGTCAACATCCAGAAGGTAGGGGTAAAGGGTCTTAAATACCCCATAACCGTTTTGGACAAAACCCGCAAAACCCAGCAGGTCAATGCGACAATCAGCATGTATGTAAGTCTCCTCCACCATTTCAAGGGGACGCACATGAGCCGTTTTGTCGAAGTGCTGAACGAAATCAGGGAGCAGGTCAACATCCGGACATTCCACGACATCCTGGAAAAAATACGGGTAAAACTGCATGCCTCATCGGCGCATATCGAGATCGAATTCCCCTACTTCATAGAAAAGACCGCGCCTCGCTCGGGCGCAAGGAGCATGATGGAGTATCATTGCCGCTTTCTCGGAACCCGCGACCATACGGGAATGGATTTCATCGTCGGGGTAGATGTTCCCGTGACAACGGTCTGTCCCTGTTCCCGGGCAATCAGCCTTGTCGGCGCCCACAACCAGCGCAGCATCGTGACGGTGCTGGTGCGTTTCCATAAATTCTTCTGGATCGAAGATCTTATCAAGCTGATCGAAGTTTCCGCCAGCAGCGAGGTCTATTCCCTGCTCAAGAGGGTTGATGAAAAATTCGTTACCGAGCAGGGGTACAATAATCCCATGTTTGTGGAGGATATCGTCCGTAACGTAGCGGTGCGCCTTAACCAGGATTCCAACTTTCAGTGGTACAAGGTAGAGGCCGAAAACTTCGAGAGCATCCACAATCACAGCGCTTATGCTTACGTTGAGAAGGAATAG
- the queD gene encoding 6-carboxytetrahydropterin synthase QueD produces MFEVTIRKSFAAAHQLRDIGGKCEGLHGHNFTVEVSAGAQDLNKDGLLLDFRLLKRWTNEILEELDHKYLNELPCLKDLNPSSEVIAQFMFERLAEKAKSANAPITRVTVWESEDARVSYSL; encoded by the coding sequence ATGTTCGAAGTGACGATAAGAAAATCTTTTGCTGCGGCCCATCAGTTGCGCGACATTGGCGGAAAGTGCGAGGGACTGCACGGCCATAATTTCACCGTCGAGGTTTCAGCGGGGGCACAGGATCTGAACAAGGACGGCCTGCTGCTCGATTTTCGCCTGCTGAAGCGCTGGACAAACGAAATACTTGAGGAACTTGATCATAAATACTTGAATGAGTTACCTTGTTTAAAAGACCTCAATCCCTCTTCGGAGGTCATCGCCCAATTCATGTTTGAAAGATTGGCGGAAAAGGCCAAATCCGCAAACGCCCCCATTACCCGCGTCACCGTATGGGAATCGGAGGACGCTCGCGTATCCTACAGCCTATGA
- a CDS encoding MFS transporter, producing the protein MKTETQSDFVWLTGICLSRSFFALVFTAYSAALPLLKTDWEMSASQSGLIQSAWHAGYLISLFMVGFIADRFGAKKTYLVGSVLAALSALIFAFFADGFVSGFLLYGFTGLCSGASYTPGLTLVAERYSPLERGRAMGWFLAAASLGYGVSLFLSGILMPKVGWQGSFIVTACGPLIAMMISFWTLRATPNVVHPHGNELTGIRALRAVWKNRPAMLLIWAYVFHAWELLGLWAWLPAYLAASLVQKGAMNIQAAGFGALFTALTYITSMSGSIYGGALSDRRGRTRTILWGACLSIMCSFTFGWMMTLPLWLLVLVASLYNVTAIADSSVYSTALTELVPSHYLGAAYALRSVLGFGAGIVSPWVFGLVLDWMRGEPFRSETMAWGLAWTALGVGAVLGPLMTLMLRATPEAQKMAGGKK; encoded by the coding sequence TTGAAAACGGAAACACAAAGCGACTTCGTCTGGCTTACCGGGATATGCTTAAGCCGCAGTTTTTTTGCGTTAGTTTTTACCGCCTACTCGGCGGCGCTGCCGTTGCTGAAAACCGATTGGGAAATGTCGGCAAGCCAGTCTGGCCTGATACAATCAGCCTGGCATGCCGGTTATCTTATATCGCTTTTTATGGTCGGTTTCATTGCCGATCGATTCGGCGCTAAAAAAACGTATCTTGTCGGCAGCGTTCTGGCCGCCTTAAGCGCGCTGATCTTTGCGTTTTTTGCTGACGGCTTTGTCTCCGGTTTTCTCCTTTACGGTTTTACCGGATTATGTTCGGGAGCCTCCTATACCCCGGGCCTTACCCTCGTTGCAGAGCGCTATTCACCCCTGGAGCGCGGCCGTGCCATGGGTTGGTTTCTTGCCGCCGCTTCGCTGGGGTACGGCGTATCGCTGTTTTTGAGCGGTATTTTAATGCCAAAGGTCGGCTGGCAGGGCTCTTTCATTGTCACTGCGTGCGGACCGCTTATCGCAATGATGATCTCGTTCTGGACCCTGCGCGCGACACCCAACGTGGTTCATCCGCACGGAAATGAACTCACTGGAATCCGCGCGCTCCGCGCCGTCTGGAAAAACAGGCCGGCCATGCTTCTGATCTGGGCTTATGTATTTCATGCGTGGGAACTGCTCGGGTTATGGGCATGGTTGCCTGCATATTTAGCGGCGTCTCTCGTCCAGAAGGGCGCCATGAACATTCAGGCCGCCGGTTTCGGGGCCCTCTTCACCGCCCTCACTTACATTACCAGCATGAGCGGCAGCATTTACGGCGGCGCCCTCTCGGATCGCCGGGGAAGAACCAGAACCATCCTCTGGGGCGCCTGCCTGAGCATCATGTGCTCCTTTACGTTCGGATGGATGATGACTCTGCCGCTGTGGCTCCTGGTGTTAGTAGCTTCGCTCTACAACGTTACCGCGATTGCCGACTCGTCGGTCTATTCAACGGCGCTTACCGAACTGGTTCCCTCCCACTATCTGGGCGCCGCTTATGCGCTGCGCTCGGTACTTGGTTTCGGCGCCGGGATCGTCAGTCCCTGGGTGTTTGGGCTTGTGCTCGACTGGATGCGCGGCGAACCGTTCCGCTCGGAGACGATGGCGTGGGGGCTTGCGTGGACCGCGCTGGGCGTCGGCGCAGTCCTGGGGCCGCTGATGACTTTAATGTTGCGCGCCACGCCCGAGGCGCAAAAGATGGCAGGCGGAAAAAAATAG
- the hemE gene encoding uroporphyrinogen decarboxylase: MSRADRYLNACKKEAVDCTPVWIMRQAGRYLEEYRAVRTKHSFIEVCKTPELAVELTLQPVRRFEIDAAIIFADILLPLEKMGIDFEFTKDDGPRINNTVRTRADVEKIRAINPMEEMAYLMDAIRMAKRELNGKVPLIGFSGAPFTLASYITEGGGSRNYLYTKTLMYQEPATWHLLMEKLTDMVIVYLNDQIKAGVQAVQVFDSWVGCLSQADYREFVLPHQKRLMASLDQSAPHVHFAFNASHLLKLIQEAGGDVIGLDWRIEIDAAWKELNYENGVQGNLDPVALYGSRSYIKRRVAEILAKAGNRNGHIFNLGHGILPTAPIDNVKYMIDIVHELSARK; this comes from the coding sequence ATGTCACGAGCCGACCGCTATTTGAATGCATGTAAAAAAGAGGCCGTGGACTGCACGCCCGTCTGGATCATGAGGCAGGCGGGCCGCTACCTCGAGGAGTACCGCGCAGTAAGAACCAAGCACAGCTTCATCGAGGTGTGCAAGACGCCGGAGCTCGCGGTGGAGCTCACCCTGCAGCCCGTCCGGCGCTTTGAAATAGATGCCGCCATCATCTTCGCCGACATCCTGCTGCCGCTGGAAAAGATGGGGATTGATTTTGAATTCACCAAGGACGACGGCCCCCGGATCAACAACACCGTCCGGACGCGGGCCGATGTGGAAAAAATCCGGGCGATCAATCCGATGGAAGAGATGGCCTACCTGATGGACGCAATCCGGATGGCGAAGCGCGAACTGAACGGCAAGGTTCCGCTGATCGGTTTCTCGGGGGCGCCGTTTACGCTGGCGAGCTACATCACCGAGGGGGGCGGTTCCCGGAACTATCTTTACACCAAAACGCTGATGTACCAGGAACCCGCTACCTGGCATCTGCTGATGGAAAAGCTGACCGACATGGTGATTGTTTACCTGAATGACCAGATCAAGGCGGGCGTGCAGGCCGTGCAGGTCTTCGACAGTTGGGTCGGATGCCTCTCGCAGGCCGATTACCGGGAGTTTGTGCTGCCCCACCAGAAACGCCTGATGGCCTCGCTTGATCAATCGGCGCCGCATGTCCATTTTGCCTTTAACGCATCGCATCTGCTGAAGCTGATCCAGGAGGCCGGGGGCGATGTGATCGGCCTGGATTGGCGCATCGAGATCGACGCGGCATGGAAGGAGCTCAACTATGAGAACGGAGTCCAGGGAAACCTTGATCCGGTGGCCCTCTACGGTTCGCGGTCGTACATCAAACGCCGGGTTGCGGAGATCCTCGCTAAGGCGGGAAATAGGAACGGCCACATCTTCAACCTCGGCCACGGCATCCTGCCAACGGCGCCTATTGACAACGTGAAATACATGATCGACATAGTCCACGAACTGAGTGCAAGAAAATGA